The Bernardetia sp. ABR2-2B DNA window TTACTATGCCTTCTTTATCTCTAATCGTTTTATAATGAGCCACTGCTTCCAAAAAATAAATCTCTTGTCTTTTGGGTTCTAATTGCAAACACGAATCAGCAACTTTTATAGCTTCGTTATAGCGTTTTTCATATACAAAAAGACGAGTAAGGTCGTAATAATAAGCTGCATCGTGAGATTCATGTTCAGAAATTTTTATTTTCTGACGAATATGATCAATGATTTGAGATTTATCATCTTCTTGATGTTCTACTTTATTCAGAAAAACTTGTGCTGGAGAATAGTCTGGTTTTATAGTAAGGGCTGTTCGTAGATAGCGCAAACTTTTATCAAAATCATACATAAAAAAATAAACATAGCCCAAATTATAATAATATGCTGGTGCTGTATTTTCTAATTCTGTCTTGAGTTTTTTATCTTTTATTCTAGCATAATAAGTAGTCATTCCATCAAAATCCTGCAAACGAAAAGCACAACTGGTATAAATAAATGCAGCTTTTTGAATAGGATATGCATTCGACTTTGTCTTTTCTAAAATTGTTTTGGTAAGTTTTTGGGCATCTTCGTATTCTGAATTTTGATACAGAATATTAGCAAGAGAAAGCGCAACAGGAGGAGGAATATTTTCTAACTGTTCATTTTTAAAATACTCATCTGCATAGCTTACCGTTTCCTTATCAATTTTTTTAGTTTCGTCAGAAAGAATAA harbors:
- a CDS encoding tetratricopeptide repeat protein, translated to MKSTKNNIFFIRNITLTCSLFFVLLGFNALQAQPEVYTKAVEMAQNGNPQDGLNLLKTSLNADSQNTELLYYTGLYMEQLKNIPRAVGLYQEAIKVDKTNFEANYRLGFLYEKADSIPQAFSYYKKALLHVPSSQVQEKNTILGRIIILSDETKKIDKETVSYADEYFKNEQLENIPPPVALSLANILYQNSEYEDAQKLTKTILEKTKSNAYPIQKAAFIYTSCAFRLQDFDGMTTYYARIKDKKLKTELENTAPAYYYNLGYVYFFMYDFDKSLRYLRTALTIKPDYSPAQVFLNKVEHQEDDKSQIIDHIRQKIKISEHESHDAAYYYDLTRLFVYEKRYNEAIKVADSCLQLEPKRQEIYFLEAVAHYKTIRDKEGIVIVQKALKNFPKLDNETRSKYYFLLGLFYKRLKNYGEARNAFEQAERGIFADAANWELKSVTN